In one window of Cytophagaceae bacterium ABcell3 DNA:
- a CDS encoding FKBP-type peptidyl-prolyl cis-trans isomerase: MRKKAKFLFPVVIGMLVSCQSSMVGNGGDDDFARTASGLEYKVHKQGTRKNIALNDAVVFHMRLKAGDEVLRDTWKEGVALNMVLDEIPFEGSFEEGLTYLAEGDSASFHVDADSLYEKSFGAPKPSGLENNKVVFDVKVDKVVSEDELERDKEVEELRVKLENEEQINTYLRNNKIFEVEKDLSGLYMVRKKKGNGEKVEEGQRVAVHYIGKLVNGQVFDNSYEKEEPMVFTLGKGEVISGWDIGIAKLEQGEKAILVVPSYLGYGAEGAGTTIPPDSPLVFEVELVAVQE, translated from the coding sequence ATGAGAAAGAAAGCTAAGTTTTTATTTCCGGTAGTTATTGGTATGTTAGTATCATGCCAGTCCTCTATGGTAGGGAATGGGGGAGACGATGATTTTGCCCGTACAGCTTCGGGGCTGGAATATAAAGTGCATAAACAGGGAACTCGTAAAAACATAGCTTTGAACGATGCTGTTGTCTTTCATATGCGCTTAAAGGCTGGAGATGAAGTGCTGCGGGATACCTGGAAAGAAGGTGTTGCTCTTAACATGGTTCTGGATGAAATTCCTTTTGAAGGTAGTTTTGAAGAAGGTCTTACTTATCTGGCCGAAGGAGATAGTGCTTCTTTTCATGTAGATGCCGATTCGTTATATGAAAAATCTTTTGGTGCGCCCAAGCCAAGTGGTTTAGAGAATAATAAGGTGGTTTTTGATGTGAAGGTTGATAAAGTGGTTTCTGAAGATGAGCTGGAAAGGGATAAAGAAGTCGAAGAGCTTCGGGTAAAACTTGAAAATGAAGAGCAAATAAATACTTACCTTAGGAACAATAAAATATTTGAGGTAGAGAAAGATCTTTCTGGACTTTACATGGTAAGGAAAAAGAAAGGTAATGGCGAAAAAGTTGAGGAAGGTCAACGTGTAGCTGTTCACTACATAGGCAAACTTGTGAACGGACAAGTGTTTGACAACTCCTATGAGAAGGAAGAGCCTATGGTTTTCACATTAGGCAAAGGAGAGGTTATTTCTGGATGGGATATCGGGATCGCTAAGCTTGAGCAAGGCGAAAAGGCCATTTTGGTAGTGCCTTCTTATTTGGGATACGGTGCTGAAGGCGCCGGTACTACTATACCTCCTGATAGCCCGCTCGTCTTTGAAGTCGAGTTGGTCGCCGTTCAAGAGTAG
- the corA gene encoding magnesium/cobalt transporter CorA — MKNFKTASHYTKRSYKAGLPPGSMVTAENKREKSRLTLFTYNADEHKEQEIEDPAQAAEALSLEQTVWLNIDGLADPEVLEKTSKVFGLHSLLMEDIVTTDQRPKAEEHENYFFVVVRMLSYNKALQLIQSEQVSMILGKNFVLTFQEKEGDLFDPIRERIRKGKGRTVRNGADYLLYSLLDIIVDHYFVILENTGESILQLEEDIISSPDTRKLRKLYSLKREMNYLRKSVWPLREVIGRMEREDGFFNNPFLIVYIRDIYDHTIQVIETIESNRETLSSLMDLYLSGISNKTNAIMKVLTIISTIFIPLTFIVGIYGMNFDNMPELHWQHGYFFVLGVMFLISIGMIAFFKKKGWM, encoded by the coding sequence GTGAAAAACTTTAAAACGGCCAGTCATTATACAAAACGTTCATACAAAGCAGGACTTCCCCCTGGGTCTATGGTCACTGCTGAAAATAAGCGTGAGAAGTCACGTCTGACACTATTTACCTATAATGCTGACGAGCATAAAGAACAAGAGATAGAAGACCCTGCACAAGCAGCAGAGGCGCTGTCATTAGAACAAACCGTATGGCTCAATATCGATGGATTGGCGGACCCAGAGGTGTTAGAAAAAACTAGTAAAGTCTTTGGACTTCACTCCCTGCTCATGGAAGACATCGTGACCACGGATCAACGGCCAAAGGCAGAGGAGCATGAAAACTACTTTTTTGTAGTAGTACGAATGCTAAGCTATAACAAAGCCCTACAATTAATTCAGTCTGAACAGGTAAGCATGATATTAGGCAAAAATTTCGTGCTTACTTTTCAGGAAAAAGAAGGTGACTTATTTGACCCCATTCGGGAAAGGATTAGGAAAGGAAAAGGGCGAACCGTGCGCAATGGGGCAGATTACCTACTTTATTCATTGCTTGACATTATTGTAGATCATTATTTCGTCATTCTTGAAAATACGGGAGAAAGTATTCTACAGTTAGAGGAGGATATCATCAGTAGCCCTGATACCCGAAAGCTGCGGAAACTGTACAGTTTAAAACGGGAAATGAACTACCTCCGAAAATCTGTGTGGCCATTAAGAGAGGTGATTGGTCGCATGGAAAGGGAAGATGGCTTTTTTAACAACCCTTTTCTCATAGTTTATATAAGAGATATTTACGACCATACGATACAGGTCATAGAAACTATAGAGTCTAACCGGGAGACACTTTCCAGCCTCATGGACCTTTACCTCTCTGGTATAAGCAATAAGACAAATGCTATCATGAAGGTGCTGACCATTATCTCCACCATCTTCATCCCACTAACGTTTATTGTTGGAATTTATGGAATGAACTTCGACAACATGCCTGAACTGCATTGGCAACACGGGTATTTTTTTGTCTTAGGCGTCATGTTCCTGATTTCCATAGGAATGATTGCTTTTTTCAAGAAAAAAGGGTGGATGTGA
- a CDS encoding sigma-70 family RNA polymerase sigma factor encodes MKENVISDAKLVSLYIQGNEDAFAVLLKRHKTKVYSTIYLIVKDQYVAEDLMQEAFIKAINKLRSGSYNEEGKFLPWIVRIAHNLAIDYFRREKRYPTIVMEDGSNIFNSLSFSEGSMETVKIKNETHSILREMIQTLPEAQKEVLLMRHYADMSFQEIAEATGVSINTALGRMRYALINLRKKLEKHNIAYDKNFYHD; translated from the coding sequence ATGAAAGAAAATGTTATAAGTGATGCAAAACTTGTGTCGCTATATATCCAGGGTAACGAAGATGCTTTTGCTGTGCTCCTAAAGCGTCACAAGACAAAAGTTTATTCAACCATCTATCTTATAGTTAAGGATCAGTACGTCGCCGAAGATCTTATGCAGGAAGCTTTTATAAAAGCAATAAACAAATTAAGATCTGGTAGTTATAATGAAGAGGGCAAGTTCCTGCCATGGATTGTACGTATTGCGCACAACCTGGCCATTGACTACTTCCGCAGAGAAAAGAGGTATCCTACCATTGTCATGGAGGATGGTAGTAATATCTTTAACTCGCTGAGTTTTTCGGAGGGTTCTATGGAAACTGTGAAAATTAAGAATGAAACACATTCTATTCTCAGGGAAATGATACAAACTTTACCCGAGGCTCAGAAAGAAGTGTTGCTCATGAGGCATTATGCTGATATGAGTTTTCAGGAAATTGCCGAAGCCACTGGTGTGAGCATTAATACCGCTCTCGGAAGAATGAGGTATGCGCTCATCAACCTTCGGAAGAAACTTGAGAAACACAATATAGCCTATGACAAAAACTTTTACCACGACTGA
- a CDS encoding Kazal-type serine protease inhibitor, with product MQKIFGLILTILVISACQSHHKDTIGSIQDPTYITSDRYQFYKDCLDPMQVDHDAVCTQEHDPVCGCDRRTYPNACHAEKAGVLKYEKGPCPEAEAHGAAH from the coding sequence ATGCAAAAGATTTTTGGACTAATATTGACAATCTTGGTTATTTCAGCATGTCAGTCACATCATAAAGATACCATAGGATCGATTCAAGACCCTACGTATATCACAAGCGACAGATACCAGTTCTACAAAGATTGTTTAGACCCCATGCAAGTAGACCATGATGCGGTATGTACACAAGAACATGATCCAGTATGTGGATGCGACAGAAGGACTTACCCTAATGCGTGTCATGCGGAAAAAGCTGGTGTATTAAAATATGAGAAAGGGCCATGCCCAGAAGCAGAGGCACATGGAGCTGCTCATTAA
- the lnt gene encoding apolipoprotein N-acyltransferase, which produces MRTLNNRQYLLLSSLSGILLSIAWPPLPLGLVLLFAFVPLLVVNESLIQSGARKSGSRFFLYSYLTLIIWNVLTTWWIWNATSVGSLFAMAANALLMSIPMIGFHHTRKRLGILVGYLSLPIYWLAFEYIHLNWDLSWPWLTLGNAFASTPSLVQWYEFSGALGGSLWILMSNVLVLVLLLGLHKVYKKQLVVATVAWIVLPIALSVFMYVSYEDVGKPAEVVVVQPNIDPYEEKFSGSPRFIPYKEQLARMLALTDSLTTDKTHFVLWPETALPSGYDEEEILSYATIDKLMDKVAAFPNLSLITGMDSHVRYSEAATPTVRYVEGFGYYDSYNTAMHINGRGDNPEFYHKSKLVPGVETIPAFLGRFAIDLGGTMGSLGVQEERSVFFGATGKGAAPVICYESIFGDFVGDYVRNGAGFIAIITNDAWWGNTPGHKQHMQYASLRAIETRKGIARSANTGISGFINQRGDIVSASEYDVMAVMKGEVLVNDVVTFYTLYGDFIGQWAVYLSAMLVIYYYIKKFMGRKGKKVSSADFASPKVKI; this is translated from the coding sequence GTGCGAACGCTTAACAATAGACAATATTTACTGCTTTCCTCGCTCTCTGGTATTTTACTAAGCATTGCATGGCCACCATTGCCTTTAGGCTTGGTGTTGCTTTTTGCCTTCGTCCCTTTGTTGGTGGTCAATGAAAGCTTAATCCAATCCGGTGCGCGTAAGTCTGGGAGCCGTTTTTTCCTTTATAGTTATTTGACACTTATTATCTGGAATGTTTTAACTACATGGTGGATTTGGAATGCCACTTCCGTAGGTAGCTTATTTGCCATGGCTGCAAATGCACTGCTCATGTCTATTCCTATGATTGGTTTTCACCATACCAGAAAAAGACTTGGCATATTAGTTGGCTATTTGTCCTTGCCTATTTATTGGTTAGCTTTTGAATATATTCATTTGAACTGGGACTTGTCTTGGCCTTGGTTGACCTTGGGGAATGCTTTTGCTTCTACACCTTCACTGGTTCAATGGTATGAATTTTCGGGAGCACTGGGTGGTTCTTTATGGATTTTAATGTCAAATGTACTAGTACTTGTTTTACTGTTGGGTTTGCATAAAGTCTATAAAAAGCAGCTCGTGGTCGCAACGGTGGCTTGGATTGTATTACCTATAGCCTTATCGGTTTTTATGTATGTATCTTATGAAGATGTTGGAAAACCTGCCGAGGTAGTGGTTGTGCAGCCTAATATAGATCCGTACGAAGAGAAATTTTCTGGTAGCCCACGGTTTATACCTTATAAAGAACAGTTGGCTCGGATGCTTGCACTAACGGATTCTTTAACTACTGATAAAACACATTTTGTCCTTTGGCCTGAAACCGCTCTTCCTTCGGGGTATGATGAGGAAGAAATCCTGTCCTATGCAACTATAGATAAGTTAATGGATAAGGTTGCAGCCTTTCCGAATCTTTCATTGATTACGGGAATGGATTCTCATGTACGGTATAGCGAAGCAGCCACCCCTACGGTGAGGTATGTTGAGGGGTTTGGATATTATGATTCATATAATACCGCTATGCATATCAATGGTAGGGGAGACAACCCTGAGTTTTACCATAAATCTAAGCTTGTGCCAGGGGTTGAAACCATCCCTGCATTTTTAGGTAGGTTTGCCATTGATTTGGGTGGGACAATGGGTAGTTTAGGAGTGCAAGAGGAACGGTCGGTGTTTTTTGGCGCTACTGGCAAAGGTGCCGCTCCTGTGATTTGCTACGAATCTATTTTTGGAGATTTTGTGGGAGACTATGTCCGAAACGGTGCTGGTTTTATTGCCATCATTACCAATGACGCTTGGTGGGGGAATACACCTGGACATAAACAACACATGCAGTATGCGTCTTTAAGGGCTATTGAAACTAGAAAAGGCATAGCGAGATCTGCCAATACTGGCATTTCCGGATTTATCAATCAGCGAGGTGATATTGTTTCAGCTTCTGAATATGATGTTATGGCCGTGATGAAAGGGGAAGTGCTGGTAAATGATGTTGTTACTTTTTATACCCTTTATGGAGATTTTATCGGTCAATGGGCTGTGTATTTGTCCGCAATGCTGGTGATTTATTATTATATAAAAAAGTTTATGGGCAGAAAGGGAAAAAAGGTTTCCTCTGCTGATTTTGCTTCTCCAAAAGTTAAAATTTAA
- a CDS encoding FKBP-type peptidyl-prolyl cis-trans isomerase — MKIPIVKNYTIIFAFLFFSYSTYATDGTFTDTIVTSTGLKYVVLKKGDGEKPKKGDKVTVHYRGELPSGKVFDTSRNGRPFKFKIGKQQVIPGWEEGVTLMRRGEIGVLIVPAHLAYGKRGVRDEFDDSNYEIPPDSELIFEMELLHFK; from the coding sequence ATGAAAATACCAATTGTGAAAAATTACACTATCATTTTCGCATTCCTTTTTTTCTCTTACTCCACGTATGCTACAGATGGAACCTTTACTGATACCATTGTGACATCTACTGGCTTGAAATATGTCGTGCTTAAAAAAGGGGATGGGGAAAAACCTAAAAAGGGAGACAAGGTTACCGTGCATTACCGAGGTGAGCTTCCCAGCGGGAAAGTGTTTGATACCAGCAGAAACGGTAGACCTTTTAAGTTTAAAATCGGGAAACAGCAGGTGATTCCGGGTTGGGAAGAAGGTGTCACTCTAATGAGGAGGGGTGAAATTGGTGTATTAATTGTTCCGGCACATTTGGCTTATGGAAAGCGTGGTGTAAGAGATGAATTTGATGACTCAAATTATGAAATTCCTCCTGATAGTGAGCTTATTTTTGAGATGGAACTACTTCATTTTAAATAA
- a CDS encoding FKBP-type peptidyl-prolyl cis-trans isomerase, with protein sequence MLKKLSVLALLPLFFYACKNENGYQATETGLKYKFFVDSAGAPATLGEAVKMDVKIWDERDSLLEHSVKTSAKVTTPKFKGGLEEGFMMMSPGDSASFKINADSFFLVNLNRERPDFLSEGSELTFNLKLHKIYSREEVAAEMEKYHQQLEAEKQNKILQVENFMDALLDSASIQKQMKVDERIMKEFMKDNNLDMEKSKHGVYYTISERAGNAKAEPGDTLVVHYTGRLLDGKVFDTSEGRAPFDFVLGIGEVIPGWDDVITYFGEGDKGQILIPSSLAYMDIGIPDPSDHDKFLIPKNAPLIFDVEILEVRK encoded by the coding sequence ATGTTAAAAAAGTTAAGTGTTCTCGCGCTCCTGCCGCTCTTTTTTTATGCCTGTAAAAATGAAAATGGCTATCAAGCAACAGAGACTGGTCTGAAGTATAAGTTTTTTGTAGATTCTGCTGGCGCACCTGCTACATTGGGTGAAGCTGTCAAAATGGATGTTAAAATATGGGATGAGAGAGACTCTTTGCTAGAGCACTCTGTTAAGACCAGTGCCAAAGTTACAACTCCCAAATTTAAAGGAGGCCTTGAAGAAGGGTTTATGATGATGTCGCCAGGGGACAGTGCTTCTTTTAAAATTAATGCAGACTCCTTCTTTTTGGTAAACCTTAATCGCGAAAGGCCTGACTTCTTATCCGAAGGTAGTGAACTGACTTTTAACCTAAAGCTTCATAAGATATATTCTCGCGAAGAAGTGGCTGCCGAAATGGAAAAATACCATCAGCAATTAGAGGCAGAGAAACAAAACAAGATTTTGCAGGTTGAAAACTTTATGGATGCGCTTTTAGATTCGGCTTCTATACAAAAACAGATGAAGGTCGATGAGCGGATTATGAAAGAGTTCATGAAAGATAACAACCTGGACATGGAGAAGTCTAAGCATGGTGTGTACTATACTATATCAGAACGCGCCGGAAATGCTAAAGCTGAGCCGGGTGATACTTTGGTAGTCCACTATACAGGAAGGCTTCTTGATGGAAAAGTTTTTGATACTTCAGAAGGACGTGCTCCTTTTGACTTTGTATTGGGAATAGGCGAGGTTATCCCTGGCTGGGATGATGTGATTACTTATTTTGGCGAAGGTGACAAAGGGCAAATTCTTATCCCTTCTTCATTGGCATATATGGACATTGGAATACCTGACCCATCTGACCATGATAAATTTCTAATCCCTAAAAACGCTCCTTTAATTTTTGATGTAGAAATTTTAGAGGTTAGAAAATGA
- a CDS encoding transposase, which produces MYKPFYRRNLPHIQPKDGIFFITYRLYGSLPKQVHDSLKQEIELLKKIKAKHSKPHHDNLFEKYETFLDKATYGPVWLKQKDIAKIVANSFHYLDSKDYRLICYTVMANHVHLIIDKCQRPLYKILQSLKRHTAIKCNAMLRREGVFWQKESYDNLIKNMEDLANKINYTLDNPVKAGYVKCREDYEFSYCNPIFLKYL; this is translated from the coding sequence ATGTATAAACCTTTTTACAGACGTAACCTTCCTCACATTCAACCAAAAGATGGTATATTTTTCATCACTTACAGGCTATATGGGTCTTTACCAAAACAAGTTCATGATTCACTGAAACAAGAAATAGAGCTTCTAAAAAAAATTAAAGCAAAACATAGCAAGCCACATCATGATAACTTATTTGAGAAATATGAAACCTTTTTAGACAAGGCAACATATGGCCCTGTATGGCTAAAACAAAAAGACATAGCAAAAATTGTTGCAAATTCGTTCCACTACCTAGATAGTAAAGACTACAGGCTTATCTGTTATACAGTTATGGCAAACCACGTCCATCTTATCATAGACAAATGCCAACGCCCGTTATATAAAATTTTACAATCATTGAAAAGACACACAGCTATTAAATGCAATGCAATGCTTAGAAGGGAAGGCGTTTTTTGGCAAAAGGAAAGTTATGACAATTTGATAAAAAACATGGAGGATCTTGCGAACAAAATAAACTACACACTAGACAACCCTGTTAAAGCTGGTTATGTAAAATGTAGAGAGGATTATGAGTTTTCGTATTGCAATCCAATATTTTTGAAATACTTATAA
- the nth gene encoding endonuclease III, with amino-acid sequence MRKKERYGKFLSYFTENFPEPETELNYTNPYELLVAVILSAQCTDKRVNIVTPPLFERFPEPEAMAKSSVAEIFEYIKSISFPNNKAKHLLGMAQLLVGEFNSQVPASVSDLQKLPGVGRKTANVIASVIFNQPTMAVDTHVFRVAKRIGLVDAKAKTPLEVEKQLVAHIPEELIHKSHHWLILHGRYICKARKPECEKCPLTDFCAYYKKEAGKVVKAG; translated from the coding sequence ATGAGAAAAAAAGAACGGTACGGTAAATTCCTTAGCTATTTTACTGAAAACTTTCCTGAACCGGAAACGGAACTTAATTATACCAATCCTTATGAGCTTTTAGTGGCTGTTATTTTGAGTGCTCAGTGTACTGACAAAAGAGTCAATATTGTCACTCCTCCTTTGTTCGAGAGGTTTCCCGAACCTGAAGCTATGGCCAAATCTTCTGTGGCGGAAATCTTTGAATATATTAAAAGCATATCTTTCCCCAATAACAAAGCAAAACATCTGTTGGGCATGGCGCAATTGCTGGTTGGGGAATTTAACAGCCAAGTACCTGCTTCTGTTTCTGATCTTCAAAAGCTGCCTGGGGTCGGTAGAAAAACGGCAAATGTTATAGCTTCTGTGATTTTTAATCAGCCTACCATGGCAGTGGATACGCATGTGTTTCGTGTAGCAAAAAGAATAGGTTTAGTTGACGCCAAAGCTAAAACCCCTTTGGAAGTAGAAAAACAATTGGTCGCACACATTCCTGAAGAACTTATCCATAAAAGCCATCATTGGCTTATCCTGCACGGGCGCTATATCTGCAAGGCACGTAAACCTGAATGTGAAAAATGCCCCCTGACAGATTTTTGTGCCTATTATAAAAAGGAAGCAGGTAAAGTAGTGAAAGCTGGGTAA
- the uvrA gene encoding excinuclease ABC subunit UvrA yields the protein MQNNISEKIVPEKADPKQFIIIKGAKVNNLKNITVAIPRNKLVVVTGLSGSGKSSLAFDTLFAEGQRMYVESLSSYARQFLGRMEKPEVEYIKGIAPAIAIEQKVNTRNPRSTVGTTTEIYDYLKLLFSRVGRTYSPVSGEEVKRNTVSDVIDFIHSFEEGEKVMILCPLNLKEDRELKEELALLLQKGFSRIYAGDTLHYIEETDASNLEKENIYILIDRNVVRKDDEETQFRLADSIQTAFFEGEGSCRVIIPGKADKDFSDKFELDGIVFEEPNVNFFSFNNPYGACRTCEGFGSVLGIDEDLVIPDKSLSVYEGAIAPWRSEKMSEWAAPLLKKGVLFDFPIHRAWQDLDPHHQKLIWTGNEYFQGLNDFFKHLESQTHKIQYRVLLSRYRGRTVCPDCRGTRLRKDALYVKIDNTSIADIVLKPISEVVPFFDNLKLTDYEHKVADRIITEISSRLEFLTKVGLEYLTLNRLTNTLSGGEFQRIKLATSLGSALVGSMYILDEPSIGLHPRDTGKMAEVLRSLKAMGNSVIVVEHEEEVMRIADEIIDIGPDAGSHGGELVFQGTLEEMLNSDTPSHTAKYLKGEEKIETPSFRRSWTNFIEIKGARENNLKNVDVKIPLNALTFITGVSGSGKSTLIKKILFPAMKKMLGQVSDANGKFDRLEGSISQVAQIEFVDQNPIGKSSRSNPVTYIKAYDVIRSLYAEQPLAKMRGYKPGFFSFNVDGGRCEICQGEGTVKVEMQFMADIFLKCEGCNGQRFKQEVLEVTYKDKNIYEVLEMTVDDSLEFFKEQPKLIEKLQPLSDVGLGYIRLGQSSNTLSGGEAQRVKLASFLSKGAASAEKILFIFDEPTTGLHFHDIKKLLGAINALVDQGNSAVIIEHNMEMIKCADWIIDLGPEGGDKGGHINFAGVPEDFVKLENNHTARYLREKL from the coding sequence GTGCAAAATAACATATCAGAGAAAATAGTTCCAGAAAAGGCCGATCCGAAGCAATTTATTATCATAAAAGGTGCCAAAGTTAACAACCTTAAAAATATTACTGTCGCCATTCCTAGAAACAAGCTTGTCGTGGTTACAGGCCTCTCGGGGTCTGGGAAATCATCTTTAGCATTTGATACACTCTTTGCTGAAGGACAGCGTATGTACGTTGAAAGCCTCAGCTCTTATGCAAGGCAGTTTCTAGGACGAATGGAGAAGCCAGAGGTGGAATACATAAAAGGTATAGCCCCTGCCATTGCCATTGAACAAAAAGTAAATACCAGAAATCCTAGATCTACAGTAGGTACTACCACCGAAATTTATGATTATCTAAAACTTCTATTTTCTAGAGTAGGCCGCACGTACTCCCCTGTGTCGGGCGAAGAGGTAAAAAGAAATACTGTCTCTGACGTAATTGATTTTATACACTCTTTCGAGGAAGGTGAAAAAGTTATGATCCTCTGTCCCCTAAACCTAAAAGAAGATCGTGAATTAAAAGAAGAACTTGCCCTCCTTCTTCAAAAAGGCTTTTCGAGAATATACGCAGGGGACACCTTACATTATATTGAAGAAACGGATGCAAGCAATTTAGAAAAAGAAAATATTTATATTCTTATAGACCGAAATGTGGTCAGAAAAGACGATGAAGAAACCCAGTTTAGGTTAGCAGACTCTATACAAACGGCATTTTTTGAAGGTGAAGGCAGCTGCAGGGTCATTATCCCAGGCAAAGCGGATAAAGACTTTTCGGATAAATTTGAACTTGACGGCATTGTTTTCGAAGAACCCAATGTCAACTTTTTCAGTTTTAACAATCCTTATGGTGCCTGTCGCACATGTGAAGGCTTTGGCAGTGTACTTGGCATAGACGAGGATTTGGTGATACCTGACAAAAGCCTTTCTGTATATGAAGGCGCAATTGCGCCATGGCGAAGTGAAAAAATGAGCGAATGGGCCGCGCCTTTATTGAAAAAAGGCGTATTGTTCGACTTCCCGATTCATCGGGCATGGCAAGACCTTGATCCGCACCACCAAAAATTGATATGGACCGGCAATGAATATTTCCAAGGGCTAAATGATTTTTTCAAACACCTAGAATCACAAACACACAAAATACAATACCGTGTACTGCTTTCCCGCTATCGTGGCAGAACAGTTTGCCCAGACTGCCGTGGTACAAGGCTCAGAAAAGATGCACTCTATGTTAAAATTGATAATACTTCCATTGCGGATATTGTCCTTAAACCAATTTCAGAAGTAGTACCTTTTTTTGACAACTTAAAACTTACGGATTACGAACATAAAGTAGCGGATAGGATTATCACAGAAATTTCAAGCAGGCTGGAATTCCTTACCAAAGTAGGCCTTGAATATTTGACCCTAAACAGACTTACCAATACATTGTCTGGTGGAGAGTTCCAACGCATAAAACTTGCAACTTCCTTAGGTAGCGCTTTGGTGGGTTCTATGTACATATTGGATGAACCGAGCATTGGTCTACACCCAAGAGATACAGGCAAAATGGCAGAGGTGCTACGTTCCCTAAAAGCGATGGGCAATTCAGTGATTGTAGTAGAGCACGAAGAGGAGGTAATGCGGATTGCTGATGAAATCATCGACATTGGCCCTGACGCTGGAAGTCACGGCGGTGAACTGGTTTTCCAAGGCACCTTAGAAGAAATGCTTAATTCTGATACCCCTAGTCACACGGCTAAGTATTTAAAAGGCGAAGAAAAAATTGAAACGCCCTCTTTCCGTAGGTCATGGACAAATTTTATTGAAATAAAAGGCGCAAGGGAAAACAATCTTAAAAACGTTGATGTAAAAATACCACTAAACGCGCTTACTTTTATAACCGGGGTAAGTGGATCAGGAAAATCTACGCTGATCAAAAAAATCTTGTTTCCTGCCATGAAGAAAATGCTGGGACAAGTGAGCGATGCCAATGGAAAATTTGATCGTTTGGAAGGGTCTATAAGTCAGGTGGCCCAAATTGAATTTGTAGACCAAAACCCCATTGGTAAATCCTCAAGGTCTAACCCTGTAACATATATTAAAGCTTACGACGTAATCAGAAGCTTGTATGCAGAACAACCACTAGCGAAAATGCGTGGCTATAAACCAGGTTTCTTTTCGTTCAATGTTGACGGCGGAAGGTGTGAGATTTGCCAGGGCGAAGGGACTGTGAAGGTAGAAATGCAGTTTATGGCTGACATATTCCTCAAATGCGAAGGCTGCAATGGGCAAAGATTCAAACAAGAGGTGCTGGAAGTTACCTATAAAGACAAAAACATCTACGAAGTATTAGAGATGACCGTAGATGATAGCCTGGAATTCTTCAAAGAACAGCCTAAATTGATAGAGAAGCTACAACCGCTTTCGGACGTTGGTTTAGGATATATCAGACTTGGCCAGTCATCCAACACGCTTAGTGGTGGAGAAGCACAGCGGGTAAAACTTGCTAGCTTCCTTAGCAAAGGCGCAGCATCGGCAGAAAAGATCTTGTTTATATTTGACGAACCTACTACCGGATTGCATTTCCACGACATCAAAAAACTATTAGGGGCCATTAACGCTTTAGTAGATCAAGGAAACTCTGCTGTAATTATTGAGCATAACATGGAGATGATCAAGTGTGCTGATTGGATTATAGATCTTGGTCCAGAAGGAGGAGATAAGGGAGGTCATATAAATTTTGCAGGAGTGCCTGAGGACTTTGTAAAATTAGAAAACAACCATACAGCAAGATACCTTCGTGAAAAACTTTAA